The following are encoded in a window of Streptococcus pasteurianus genomic DNA:
- a CDS encoding AI-2E family transporter translates to MNYHQEKKFTDSWFFKWFLNNQAVVAVLITFLVFLTLYLFTKISFLFTPIISFIAIIMLPLVISAILYYLIKPLVGFIEKRGVSRTTSIFIVFAIIIALLIWAVASFIPTIQEQLTSFVENLPSYVRSINVEANKFLESPWLANYQEELEEMLSNVSTKAIDYAESFSKNAIDWASNFASAIARVTVAIIMSPFILFYFLRDSGKMKEGLLKTLPTRMRRPISRVLGDINKQLAGYVQGQVTVAIVVGIIFTIFFNIIGLRYAATFGIIAGFLNMIPYLGSFLAMVPVVIMGVVQGPIMLIKVLIAFVIEQTIEGRFVSPLVLGSKLSIHPITIMFILLTSGAMFGVWGVFLGIPIYASIKVVVKEIFEWYKRISGLYEEEVLIIEGKEKAKDVE, encoded by the coding sequence ATGAATTATCATCAAGAGAAGAAATTTACAGATTCTTGGTTTTTTAAATGGTTTTTAAATAATCAAGCAGTTGTCGCTGTTTTGATTACTTTTCTTGTGTTTTTAACCCTTTATCTCTTTACCAAGATTTCATTTTTATTTACGCCGATTATATCTTTTATAGCTATTATTATGTTGCCTTTGGTGATCTCGGCAATTCTTTATTATTTAATCAAACCTTTGGTTGGTTTTATTGAGAAACGTGGCGTTAGTCGGACAACTTCTATTTTTATTGTGTTTGCGATTATCATTGCTTTGTTAATCTGGGCTGTGGCGAGCTTTATCCCAACGATTCAAGAGCAGTTAACGTCTTTCGTTGAGAATTTACCAAGCTATGTCAGAAGCATTAATGTTGAAGCTAATAAATTCTTAGAGAGCCCCTGGCTAGCCAATTATCAAGAAGAATTGGAAGAAATGCTGTCAAATGTGAGCACTAAAGCAATTGATTATGCGGAAAGCTTTTCAAAAAATGCGATTGACTGGGCATCAAATTTTGCCAGTGCTATTGCTCGTGTAACTGTGGCAATCATTATGTCTCCTTTTATCTTATTTTATTTCTTGCGTGATAGCGGTAAGATGAAAGAAGGCTTATTAAAAACACTTCCGACACGGATGCGCCGCCCAATTTCGCGTGTTCTCGGTGATATTAATAAACAATTAGCTGGTTATGTTCAAGGACAAGTAACGGTTGCTATTGTTGTTGGTATTATATTTACGATTTTCTTTAATATTATTGGTTTGCGTTATGCGGCTACTTTTGGGATTATCGCTGGTTTTCTTAACATGATTCCATATCTTGGGAGCTTTCTTGCCATGGTTCCAGTCGTTATCATGGGAGTTGTCCAAGGTCCGATTATGCTCATTAAAGTTTTGATAGCATTTGTTATTGAGCAGACAATCGAGGGACGTTTTGTTTCGCCTTTGGTTCTGGGAAGCAAATTGAGCATTCACCCGATTACCATCATGTTTATTTTGCTAACGTCTGGGGCAATGTTTGGTGTTTGGGGCGTTTTCCTAGGGATTCCAATTTACGCTTCAATCAAAGTTGTTGTTAAAGAAATTTTTGAATGGTACAAACGTATCAGTGGTTTGTATGAGGAAGAAGTACTTATTATAGAAGGGAAAGAAAAAGCTAAAGATGTTGAATAG
- the kdpB gene encoding potassium-transporting ATPase subunit KdpB, translating to MSSKVKGTFSDKKMIGKAIKDSFIKLNPKTQVQNPVMLLVYISAILTTILWAVSLFGLKDASSGYTLAITIILWFTCIFANFAEAIAEGRGKAQSDSLRAAKKDVEAHKIPSLDKKDQITPVSSVSLKKGDFVIVKAGEQIPGDGEVEEGAASVDESAITGESAPVIREAGGDRSAVTGGTTVLSDWIVVRITSEAGESFLDKMIAMVEGAARKKTPNEIALQIFLIALSIIFILVTMSLYTYSVFSAKQAGISNTISITTLVALLVCLAPTTIGALLSAIGIAGMSRLNQANVLAMSGRAIEAAGDVDILMLDKTGTITLGNRQAHAFIPVDGVSEVELADAAQLSSLADETPEGRSVVILAKEKFGIRARDLSDKNMEFIPFTAKTRMSGVDYDDNEIRKGAAETMQQYVTQAGGIYSSECDHVVQDIAKQGGTPLVVSKNHKILGVIHLKDIIKQGVQEKFSDLRKMGIKTIMITGDNPVTAAAIAAEAGVDDFLAEATPEAKLQMIRDFQSKGHLVAMTGDGTNDAPALAQADVAVAMNTGTQAAKEAGNMVDLDSSPTKLIDIVRIGKQLLMTRGSLTTFSIANDVAKYFAIIPALFVGLYPGLSELNIMHLHSSQSAVLSAIIYNALIIIALIPLALKGVKYREVPAGKLLSRNLLIYGLGGLITPFICVKLIDMFLVFFVLR from the coding sequence ATGTCATCAAAAGTAAAAGGTACTTTTTCTGATAAAAAAATGATTGGTAAAGCTATAAAAGATTCATTTATAAAACTAAATCCAAAAACACAAGTTCAAAATCCTGTTATGCTTTTAGTTTATATTTCTGCAATCTTAACAACTATACTTTGGGCAGTATCTTTGTTTGGATTAAAGGATGCTTCTAGTGGCTATACACTTGCAATCACAATTATTCTTTGGTTTACTTGTATTTTTGCAAATTTTGCAGAAGCTATTGCAGAAGGCCGTGGTAAAGCTCAATCTGACTCATTACGTGCAGCTAAAAAAGATGTCGAAGCACATAAAATTCCGTCGCTAGACAAGAAAGACCAAATTACCCCTGTATCATCTGTTAGTTTAAAAAAAGGTGATTTCGTTATCGTAAAAGCAGGAGAGCAAATACCTGGAGATGGTGAAGTTGAAGAGGGGGCAGCATCTGTAGATGAGAGTGCCATTACTGGTGAATCTGCTCCTGTTATTCGTGAGGCAGGTGGTGATAGAAGTGCTGTTACTGGTGGTACCACAGTTCTATCAGACTGGATTGTAGTTAGAATCACAAGTGAGGCTGGGGAAAGTTTTCTGGATAAGATGATTGCTATGGTTGAAGGTGCTGCTAGAAAGAAAACACCTAACGAGATTGCCTTACAAATTTTTCTTATTGCACTTTCTATTATTTTTATTCTTGTTACCATGTCTTTATATACTTATTCAGTCTTTTCAGCAAAACAGGCAGGGATTAGTAATACAATTTCCATTACGACATTGGTAGCATTGCTTGTTTGCTTAGCACCAACAACTATTGGAGCTTTACTTTCTGCTATAGGAATTGCTGGAATGAGTCGTTTAAATCAAGCCAATGTGTTAGCTATGAGTGGTAGAGCCATTGAGGCAGCTGGAGATGTTGACATTTTAATGTTAGATAAAACTGGTACTATTACCTTAGGTAATCGTCAAGCTCATGCATTTATACCCGTAGATGGAGTAAGTGAAGTTGAACTTGCTGATGCGGCTCAATTATCATCACTAGCTGATGAAACACCAGAAGGTCGAAGTGTTGTTATTTTAGCAAAAGAAAAATTTGGAATTCGTGCACGCGATCTTTCTGATAAAAACATGGAATTCATTCCTTTTACTGCTAAAACACGTATGAGCGGTGTTGATTATGATGACAATGAGATTAGAAAAGGTGCTGCTGAGACAATGCAACAATATGTCACACAGGCAGGAGGTATTTATTCTTCTGAATGTGACCATGTTGTACAAGATATTGCTAAACAGGGAGGCACACCGTTAGTAGTTTCAAAAAATCATAAAATTTTAGGTGTTATTCATTTAAAAGATATTATCAAACAAGGGGTTCAAGAGAAATTTTCTGATTTACGTAAAATGGGAATTAAAACCATAATGATTACTGGAGATAACCCAGTGACAGCCGCTGCCATCGCTGCCGAAGCTGGGGTGGACGATTTTCTTGCAGAAGCAACTCCAGAAGCAAAACTTCAGATGATTCGTGATTTTCAATCTAAAGGACACTTAGTTGCCATGACTGGAGATGGTACAAATGATGCTCCGGCTCTAGCGCAAGCGGATGTGGCTGTTGCTATGAATACTGGAACTCAAGCAGCAAAAGAAGCTGGTAATATGGTAGATTTGGACTCATCTCCTACAAAATTAATTGATATTGTTCGTATTGGAAAACAGCTCTTAATGACCAGAGGGAGCCTTACAACTTTTTCTATAGCTAATGATGTTGCAAAATATTTTGCAATTATCCCAGCATTGTTTGTAGGACTTTATCCTGGTTTATCCGAGTTAAACATTATGCACCTACATTCATCACAAAGCGCTGTTTTATCTGCGATTATTTATAATGCATTGATTATTATTGCATTAATTCCATTGGCATTAAAAGGTGTTAAATATCGTGAAGTTCCAGCTGGAAAGCTTCTATCTCGAAATTTACTCATTTACGGTTTAGGTGGTCTAATAACACCGTTTATCTGTGTGAAATTAATTGATATGTTTTTAGTTTTCTTTGTTTTGAGATAA
- the kdpA gene encoding potassium-transporting ATPase subunit KdpA: MSSVFQYIFYLAIVVILAIPLGTYIKKVMNGERTFLSKILTPCENAVYKLLRLNKEEQMNWKKYAISVFVFSGIGFIFLFLLQLLQGILPGNPQGLSGVKWDLAFNTAISFITNTNWQAYSGESTMSYLTQSIGLTVQNFVSAATGIAVLFALIRGFKKVKSDGLGNFWVDITRIIIHILIPLNLVISLLLVSGGVIQNWKSAETVSLVEPIAVSSRGEIIENAQIDLSDNTVTVDGHVVKDAQIVKEQFVPMGPAASQIAIKQTGTNGGGYTGVNSAHPLENPNAFTNLIEMISILLIPTALCFTFGKAVGNKKQGIAIFMAMFICLVLALASIAVSEQFGTTQLSQNGAVNLSMTNQSGGNMEGKETRFGIASSATWAAFTTAASNGSVNSMHDSYTPLGGMVTMLLIQLGEVVFGGVGCGLYGMLAFAILTVFIAGLMVGRTPELLGKKIEPYEMKWSVMVCLATPIAILVGSGIAAIVPNVVNSLNNSGAHGFSELLYAFSSAGGNNGSAFAGFDANTPFLNITLGLVMLFARFLPIIGTLAIAGSLASKKKIATTAGTLSTTNSTFVFLLIVIILLVGALSFLPALALGPLAEFFQ; the protein is encoded by the coding sequence ATGAGCTCAGTATTTCAATACATATTTTATCTAGCTATAGTAGTAATTCTTGCAATTCCGCTTGGAACCTATATTAAAAAAGTGATGAATGGCGAGAGGACCTTTTTGTCCAAAATTTTAACGCCTTGTGAAAATGCGGTATATAAATTATTGCGTTTAAATAAAGAAGAACAGATGAATTGGAAAAAATATGCTATTTCAGTATTTGTTTTTTCAGGAATAGGTTTTATTTTCTTATTTCTTTTACAACTTTTACAAGGTATTCTTCCAGGAAATCCCCAAGGCCTCTCAGGAGTAAAATGGGATTTAGCATTTAATACTGCAATAAGCTTTATTACGAATACAAACTGGCAAGCTTATAGTGGAGAATCTACAATGAGCTATTTGACACAATCTATCGGATTAACAGTTCAGAACTTTGTGTCAGCTGCTACTGGTATTGCTGTATTATTTGCTCTAATTCGTGGATTTAAAAAAGTGAAATCTGATGGATTAGGAAACTTTTGGGTAGACATTACAAGAATTATTATTCATATTTTAATTCCGCTTAACTTGGTCATCTCTTTATTGCTTGTTAGTGGTGGTGTGATTCAGAATTGGAAAAGCGCTGAAACAGTTTCTCTTGTTGAACCTATTGCAGTTAGCTCGAGAGGAGAAATCATTGAAAATGCTCAAATTGACTTATCTGATAATACTGTAACTGTTGACGGTCATGTTGTTAAGGATGCTCAAATTGTAAAAGAGCAGTTTGTACCAATGGGGCCAGCTGCAAGTCAGATAGCAATTAAGCAAACTGGGACAAATGGTGGTGGTTATACAGGAGTAAACTCAGCACATCCACTTGAAAACCCTAATGCTTTCACTAATCTCATAGAGATGATTTCTATATTGTTAATTCCTACCGCGCTTTGTTTTACATTTGGAAAAGCAGTAGGAAATAAAAAACAAGGTATTGCAATCTTTATGGCAATGTTTATCTGTCTTGTTTTAGCACTTGCTTCTATTGCAGTTAGTGAACAATTTGGAACAACTCAATTATCGCAAAATGGAGCGGTTAATCTTTCCATGACAAATCAATCAGGAGGTAATATGGAAGGAAAAGAAACACGCTTTGGTATTGCTTCTTCAGCTACTTGGGCAGCATTTACAACAGCTGCTTCTAACGGCTCTGTTAATTCTATGCATGATAGTTATACACCTCTCGGAGGTATGGTAACAATGCTATTGATACAACTTGGAGAGGTTGTATTTGGGGGTGTTGGTTGTGGACTTTACGGAATGCTTGCATTTGCTATTCTGACCGTATTTATTGCAGGTCTTATGGTAGGTAGGACACCAGAGCTGTTAGGTAAGAAGATTGAACCTTATGAAATGAAGTGGTCAGTGATGGTTTGTCTTGCAACGCCTATTGCTATTTTGGTAGGGAGTGGTATTGCTGCTATAGTACCAAATGTGGTAAATAGCTTAAATAATAGTGGTGCTCACGGTTTTTCAGAACTTTTGTATGCTTTCTCATCTGCAGGTGGTAATAATGGCTCTGCATTTGCAGGCTTTGATGCTAATACACCGTTTTTGAATATCACTCTTGGATTGGTTATGTTATTTGCTAGATTTCTCCCTATTATTGGGACACTTGCGATTGCAGGAAGTTTAGCAAGTAAAAAGAAAATTGCAACAACTGCAGGCACACTTTCTACAACAAATAGTACGTTTGTCTTCTTACTGATTGTCATTATTTTGTTAGTTGGAGCACTGAGCTTTTTACCAGCCTTGGCGCTTGGTCCATTGGCAGAATTTTTTCAGTAA
- a CDS encoding tetratricopeptide repeat protein — translation MLNSEKMVASIQKQDLEHADKYFKRALKEDDAETLLELAEYLESIGFLPQAREIYLQERESYPEVNINLAQIATEDGDIEGAFLYLDAISPESEAYLSALLVMADIYDMEGLTDVAREKLLLASKISDDPLVIFGLAEIELELGNFNQAIKEYAKLDNREILELTGISTYQRIGRAYASLGKFEAAIEFLEKTIEIEYDDGTIFELATILYDQGEYQKANVYFKQLDTMNPDFEGYEYIYAQSLHEENKTEEALRLVQKGLSKNEFDTNLLLTASQFSYELHDSKQAENYLLKAKDVAIDDEDVLMRLTNLYLEEKRYEDVVTLSRDNIDSVLTKWNIAKAYQALEADKKALNLYDELATDLSDNPEFLQDYAYILREFGQKERAHQVAERYLQLVPDDVNMVGFLNENEF, via the coding sequence ATGTTGAATAGTGAAAAAATGGTGGCTTCGATTCAAAAACAAGATTTGGAGCATGCTGATAAATACTTTAAACGCGCTTTAAAAGAAGATGATGCTGAGACGCTCTTGGAATTGGCAGAATATCTTGAAAGCATTGGCTTCTTGCCACAAGCAAGGGAAATTTATTTGCAGGAACGTGAGAGTTATCCTGAAGTAAACATTAACCTAGCGCAGATTGCAACTGAAGATGGTGATATTGAGGGAGCTTTCTTGTATTTGGATGCCATTTCACCAGAAAGCGAAGCATATTTATCAGCTTTGCTTGTCATGGCTGATATTTACGATATGGAAGGTTTGACAGATGTTGCGCGTGAGAAATTATTGCTAGCTAGTAAAATCAGCGATGACCCATTGGTTATCTTTGGTTTGGCTGAAATTGAGTTAGAATTAGGTAATTTTAATCAAGCAATCAAAGAATACGCTAAGTTGGATAACCGTGAAATCCTTGAATTAACAGGGATTTCTACTTATCAACGTATCGGTCGTGCTTATGCTAGTCTTGGGAAATTTGAAGCAGCGATTGAATTTCTTGAAAAAACGATTGAAATTGAATATGACGACGGAACAATTTTTGAATTAGCCACTATTTTGTATGACCAAGGGGAGTATCAAAAGGCAAATGTTTACTTTAAGCAGTTGGATACGATGAATCCTGATTTTGAGGGCTATGAATACATCTATGCCCAATCTCTTCATGAGGAAAACAAAACAGAAGAGGCGCTTCGTCTAGTTCAAAAAGGCTTGAGTAAAAACGAATTTGATACCAATTTGTTGCTTACTGCATCACAATTTTCATATGAGTTGCATGATTCTAAGCAAGCTGAAAACTATCTTTTGAAAGCAAAAGATGTTGCGATTGATGATGAAGATGTCTTAATGCGTTTGACCAACTTGTATTTGGAAGAGAAACGTTATGAGGATGTTGTTACTTTGTCACGCGATAATATCGACAGCGTCCTAACAAAATGGAATATCGCTAAAGCTTACCAAGCTTTGGAAGCTGATAAAAAAGCGCTCAATCTTTATGATGAATTGGCAACAGATTTATCGGATAATCCAGAGTTCTTGCAAGATTATGCTTATATTTTACGTGAATTTGGGCAAAAGGAACGTGCTCATCAGGTTGCAGAACGTTATTTGCAACTAGTTCCAGATGATGTGAATATGGTAGGATTTTTAAATGAAAATGAATTTTAG
- the kdpC gene encoding potassium-transporting ATPase subunit KdpC — protein MKTLKNTFPKALMIFTIFTVLCGVVYTGVVTGAAQLLFPDKADGSIITVNGKKYGSELLGQQYTDDAHMWGRIMNVDVSTYKDKNGKILMYAEPSNLSPSSDKYQKLLSERISKLRMHNPDMNEETIPVDLVTSSGSGLDPDISPAAAEYQVARIAKANNISEQSVRKIIKKCTKGRFLGIFGEKTVNVLKVNLMLDGII, from the coding sequence ATGAAAACATTAAAAAATACATTTCCAAAAGCACTGATGATTTTCACTATTTTTACAGTACTTTGTGGAGTTGTTTATACAGGAGTTGTAACGGGTGCAGCACAACTTCTTTTTCCAGATAAAGCTGATGGATCTATTATTACGGTTAATGGGAAAAAATATGGTAGTGAATTGCTAGGACAGCAATATACTGATGATGCGCATATGTGGGGACGTATTATGAATGTTGACGTTTCTACTTATAAAGATAAAAATGGTAAAATATTAATGTATGCTGAGCCTTCTAACTTAAGTCCTTCAAGTGATAAATATCAAAAATTGCTAAGTGAACGCATATCCAAATTGCGTATGCATAATCCAGATATGAATGAAGAAACCATTCCCGTTGATCTAGTGACAAGCTCAGGTAGTGGCTTAGATCCTGACATTTCTCCTGCAGCAGCAGAATATCAAGTCGCGAGAATTGCCAAGGCAAATAATATATCTGAACAGAGTGTTAGAAAAATTATAAAGAAGTGCACTAAGGGTAGATTTTTAGGGATTTTTGGTGAGAAAACAGTTAATGTCTTGAAAGTTAATTTGATGTTGGATGGTATTATATAA
- a CDS encoding HD domain-containing protein, producing MKDDVKLAHEIAKRAHHDQVDKAGAPYILHSETVASFVTKDDEKIVAYLHDVIEDTPYQLSDLEEAGFSSEIIKAVDLLTRKDGQSYKQYLKLVKTNELARVVKLADLKHNSDLSRLAQVTRNDIKRLKKYQDATIFLST from the coding sequence ATGAAAGATGATGTAAAATTAGCTCACGAAATTGCTAAAAGAGCACATCACGATCAAGTTGACAAAGCTGGTGCGCCGTATATTTTACACTCTGAGACTGTGGCATCGTTTGTCACGAAAGATGATGAAAAAATTGTTGCCTATTTACACGATGTGATAGAAGACACTCCTTATCAGCTGAGTGATTTAGAAGAAGCAGGTTTCTCGTCTGAAATCATAAAAGCAGTTGATTTATTGACTAGAAAAGATGGGCAATCGTACAAGCAATATCTTAAACTTGTTAAAACAAATGAATTAGCACGTGTTGTCAAATTGGCGGATTTAAAGCACAATTCAGATTTATCAAGGCTGGCTCAGGTCACTCGAAACGACATCAAACGTCTGAAAAAATACCAAGATGCCACTATATTTTTAAGCACTTAG
- a CDS encoding NUDIX hydrolase, protein MTKLATICYIDNGEALLLLHRNKKPNDVHEGKWISVGGKLEVGETPDECAKREIFEETHFTVKEMDFKGVITFPEFTPGHDWYTYVFKVTDFEGELISDEESREGTLEWVPYDQVLSKPTWEGDYEIFKWILDDVPFFSAKFTYDDEQRLVDKSVTFYDK, encoded by the coding sequence ATGACAAAATTAGCAACGATTTGTTATATTGATAATGGTGAAGCGCTTTTGCTTTTACATCGCAATAAAAAACCAAATGATGTTCATGAAGGAAAATGGATTTCTGTTGGTGGTAAGCTAGAAGTAGGTGAGACACCAGATGAATGTGCGAAACGTGAGATTTTTGAGGAAACGCATTTTACTGTTAAAGAAATGGATTTCAAGGGAGTGATTACGTTTCCAGAATTCACACCAGGGCATGATTGGTACACTTATGTTTTCAAGGTAACCGATTTTGAGGGAGAATTGATTTCTGATGAAGAGTCACGTGAAGGAACTTTAGAGTGGGTGCCTTACGACCAAGTTCTATCAAAACCGACTTGGGAGGGTGACTACGAAATTTTTAAATGGATTTTGGATGATGTGCCATTCTTTTCAGCTAAATTTACTTATGACGACGAACAGCGCTTGGTTGATAAAAGCGTGACATTTTATGATAAATGA
- the rfbB gene encoding dTDP-glucose 4,6-dehydratase, producing the protein MSEYKNIIVTGGAGFIGSNFVHYVYNNHPDVHVTVLDKLTYAGNRANLEEILGDRVELVVGDIADAELVDKLAAKADAIVHYAAESHNDNSLKDPSPFIQTNFVGTYTLLEAARKYDIRFHHVSTDEVYGDLPLREDLPGHGEGPGEKFTAETKYNPSSPYSSTKAASDLIVKAWVRSFGVKATISNCSNNYGPYQHIEKFIPRQITNILSGIKPKLYGDGKNVRDWIHTNDHSTGVWAILTKGRIGETYLIGADGEKNNKEVLELILEKMGQPKDAYDHVTDRAGHDLRYAIDSTKLREELGWKPQFTNFEEGLEATIKWYTDNQDWWKAEKEAVEANYAKTQKVLDK; encoded by the coding sequence TGATAAATTAACATACGCTGGTAATCGTGCTAACTTGGAAGAAATCCTTGGTGACCGTGTTGAATTGGTTGTTGGTGACATTGCAGATGCTGAATTGGTTGATAAATTAGCTGCTAAAGCTGATGCTATCGTTCACTACGCTGCTGAAAGCCACAACGATAACTCATTGAAAGATCCAAGCCCATTCATCCAAACGAACTTTGTTGGAACATACACACTTTTGGAAGCAGCTCGTAAATACGATATTCGTTTCCATCACGTATCAACTGACGAAGTTTACGGAGATCTTCCACTTCGTGAGGACCTTCCAGGACATGGTGAAGGACCGGGTGAAAAATTCACTGCTGAAACAAAATACAATCCAAGTTCACCTTATTCATCAACAAAAGCTGCATCAGATTTGATTGTTAAAGCTTGGGTACGTTCATTTGGCGTTAAAGCAACTATTTCTAACTGCTCTAACAACTATGGACCATACCAACACATCGAAAAATTCATTCCTCGTCAAATCACAAACATTTTGTCAGGAATTAAACCAAAACTTTACGGTGACGGTAAAAACGTTCGTGACTGGATTCACACAAACGACCACTCAACTGGCGTTTGGGCTATCTTGACTAAGGGACGTATCGGTGAAACTTACCTTATCGGTGCAGATGGTGAAAAGAACAACAAAGAAGTTCTTGAACTTATCCTTGAAAAAATGGGTCAACCAAAAGACGCATATGACCACGTAACAGACCGTGCTGGTCACGATCTTCGTTACGCTATTGATTCAACTAAACTTCGTGAAGAACTTGGTTGGAAACCTCAATTCACAAACTTTGAAGAAGGACTTGAAGCAACGATCAAATGGTACACAGATAACCAAGATTGGTGGAAAGCTGAAAAAGAAGCTGTTGAAGCTAACTACGCTAAAACACAAAAAGTTCTTGACAAATAA